In Chitinophaga nivalis, a single genomic region encodes these proteins:
- a CDS encoding helix-turn-helix domain-containing protein, with the protein MDNMLKFNTVSDYNAFNNNETLHPLVSVVDLSKAHPRSGARMYFGFYTIFLKEVKCGDITYGRNTYDYQEGTLVFLAPGQVAGVNSNGEMYQPKGYALVFHPDLIPGTSLGRRINDYTFFTYDTREALHLSERERQIVMDCFSKINYELQHAIDKHSKKLIASNIELLLDYCVRFYDRQFITREHVYKGVLERFEQLLNDYFESDKSQHLGLPSVAYCAGELNLSANYFGDLVKKETGKTAQEYIQTKIINIAKERIFDLDKSVSQVAGELGFKYPAHFTRLFKQRVGITPNEYRMQQ; encoded by the coding sequence ATGGATAATATGCTGAAATTCAACACAGTTAGCGATTATAATGCTTTTAATAATAATGAAACGCTGCATCCGCTGGTCAGCGTAGTGGATCTGTCGAAGGCGCATCCCAGGAGCGGTGCCCGCATGTATTTTGGATTTTATACCATCTTTCTGAAAGAAGTGAAATGCGGTGATATTACCTATGGCCGTAATACATACGACTACCAGGAAGGTACGCTCGTGTTTTTGGCGCCGGGACAGGTAGCAGGGGTAAACAGCAATGGGGAGATGTATCAGCCTAAAGGGTATGCATTGGTATTCCATCCGGATTTAATACCTGGTACATCGCTCGGACGAAGGATCAATGATTATACCTTCTTTACTTATGATACGCGCGAGGCACTGCATTTATCTGAGCGGGAGCGGCAGATCGTGATGGACTGTTTTTCGAAAATCAACTATGAACTACAACATGCGATTGATAAGCACAGTAAAAAACTGATTGCCTCCAACATTGAATTATTGCTGGATTACTGTGTAAGATTCTATGACCGGCAGTTCATTACCAGGGAACACGTATATAAAGGAGTACTGGAACGGTTTGAACAGCTGTTGAATGATTATTTTGAATCTGATAAGTCCCAGCATCTGGGATTGCCGTCAGTTGCTTATTGTGCGGGTGAGTTGAACCTGTCCGCCAATTATTTTGGCGATCTGGTGAAGAAGGAAACCGGAAAGACGGCACAAGAGTATATCCAAACCAAGATTATCAACATCGCGAAGGAAAGAATATTTGATCTGGATAAATCTGTTAGCCAGGTGGCTGGTGAATTAGGGTTTAAATATCCGGCGCACTTTACCCGTTTGTTTAAGCAACGGGTTGGTATTACTCCCAATGAATATCGGATGCAGCAATAA
- a CDS encoding alpha/beta hydrolase, producing the protein MKLCSTWLLAGCLVLALLFSACKKETIEKSRIREFSLTSTVNGGNYDIKVALPENYTPAGKYHTLYVLDAKLDFDMVAVECQKQARSHHREVIVVGIGWGYNRLDDYTPTPSNIGNGSADTFIRFIETELIPRIETEFHATPARAARGILGHSAGGLFVGHCFTNHNRVFASYLCLSPSFWYDDAIVLRNEQAYREQNRKGSGTFFLGLGEMEEKMRPPFVGFRKALQTYYPNYAQQDYIAPGKGHLDSKKTNISKALAFFFDNI; encoded by the coding sequence ATGAAATTATGTAGTACCTGGCTCCTGGCAGGATGTCTGGTTCTGGCCCTGTTGTTTTCGGCTTGTAAGAAGGAAACCATAGAGAAAAGCCGGATAAGGGAATTTAGCCTTACCTCCACTGTGAATGGCGGGAACTATGACATTAAAGTAGCCTTACCGGAAAATTATACGCCTGCCGGGAAATACCACACGCTTTATGTGTTGGATGCAAAGCTGGACTTTGATATGGTGGCGGTGGAGTGTCAAAAGCAGGCCCGTAGCCATCACCGGGAAGTGATAGTGGTAGGTATCGGCTGGGGCTATAACCGCCTCGACGACTATACGCCGACGCCCAGTAATATTGGCAACGGCAGCGCGGACACCTTTATCCGGTTTATAGAAACGGAGCTGATTCCCCGCATAGAAACGGAATTTCATGCAACTCCTGCCCGGGCAGCCCGGGGAATATTAGGCCATTCCGCCGGCGGATTATTCGTGGGGCATTGCTTTACAAATCACAACCGGGTATTTGCCAGCTACCTGTGTCTGAGTCCTTCCTTCTGGTACGACGATGCCATTGTACTCAGAAACGAACAGGCCTATCGGGAGCAGAACAGGAAGGGAAGCGGCACTTTCTTCCTGGGGCTGGGAGAGATGGAAGAAAAGATGCGTCCGCCGTTTGTAGGTTTTCGCAAGGCCCTGCAGACCTACTATCCAAACTATGCGCAGCAGGATTATATCGCGCCCGGGAAAGGCCACCTCGATTCTAAAAAGACGAACATCAGCAAGGCGCTTGCCTTTTTCTTTGACAACATTTAA
- a CDS encoding TonB-dependent receptor domain-containing protein, with protein MQKNTSPSGLSAMLLRTGKHVGLSILAIALLFLTFPLPASSQQAADQKISLQLSNRTIKEALAEIQQRSGFKFVYGNDINKYGTVKVSLQATGITVKKAVEEVLKNTQLRYTLRNNHIMIDEKPAATEQTTPSQQRPGRIGGKIIHDRGEPLIGASIRIVDNNNAATQSASDGGYMLTVQPGTYTVEISYISFQTQRITNVVVKENSLTPLTIAMKAKTNTLDQVVITSGYKKASISGLLAKQKQAAELSDGISAEQIARSPDNNAADALNRVTGLTTIDKKYVVVRGMGERWNETAIDGITQPSTEPVKKSFSFDLIPASLIDNIVVSKTPTPDMNANFAGGYVQVNTKDIPDQDFFTVSLGTSYNDLSTFKEQLGRKAGKHDYLGFDDGRRSLPSRDQLKTTLELENEIKGKAADNPNLYEQSRLFTHDNFTTYSSNTPMGLNAKLAGGKVFPIGKNNTNKLGFVAAVSFKNSQETEQIDHFTRGGWQSAIGPNLDDDHPNSQYRNTGNTYNTNTTWGGLFNTGVQLGKNKLVFRNVYSHIFNQDFTRIKGWSKDQTDYATDIPGIEEVNRPLYTDFIQNKLEGRHEIGKVKVDWGLAHTQIQRVQKDVTYLGYSSDRINGEAVYFPATNTQSTTSRFPFSRGNYAYQGKDLNWNVAISVPFNVYGAKQIFKAGYFGTNKNGSQDYFEAGLYNVPNNLPKEYRGISAADLQDPKNFHKDGFAWLPTIGGNSRYEGNIYQHAPFAMFDNHFGKFRLVWGVRAEYFKYEEVTNPNDGRYGAMDTPLKEEKKWQYLPSVNFTYSPWTDFNFRLAYAKTVSRPQFAERNRFSYYDPVYSAYIWNAPVVSSVTDGYDFKAEWYPAPGDLISAGLYYRNIADPIEMYNALTATNKSEFTLRNSKRAQVFGLEVDIQKNFGFIHDALQPLKFTGNLSLNNSIVDTYGRTTIDEYGNTLELDKEGKPVSKDVVYRDNRPLYGQSPYSYNLGLAYQTNKWGVNLLYNKTGRKYTLVGSSLRYSELQNPYGKMDAQISYKCLKNSNLEFVLNISNLFNESILFYTNEGSYTYDDEVKNVNNKMDPRLDNPTFYTEHMVLKPGKSNNYDKGDQITYKSKTGRRFTLTVNYKF; from the coding sequence GACCGTAAAAGTATCCCTACAGGCCACCGGTATTACGGTAAAAAAAGCGGTAGAAGAAGTATTGAAAAATACGCAGCTGCGCTATACCCTGCGGAACAATCATATCATGATTGATGAAAAGCCCGCCGCCACGGAGCAAACAACGCCCTCCCAACAGCGTCCCGGCCGCATCGGCGGAAAGATCATACATGATCGTGGCGAACCACTTATCGGCGCTTCTATCCGTATCGTGGACAACAACAATGCAGCCACGCAGTCTGCCAGCGACGGCGGTTATATGCTGACCGTACAACCAGGTACCTATACTGTAGAGATCAGCTATATCTCCTTCCAGACCCAGCGCATCACGAATGTGGTGGTAAAGGAAAACAGCCTCACGCCCCTCACCATAGCCATGAAGGCGAAAACAAATACACTGGATCAGGTGGTGATTACATCCGGCTACAAGAAAGCCAGTATATCAGGATTGCTGGCCAAACAAAAACAGGCAGCTGAATTATCAGATGGGATTTCTGCCGAACAAATTGCCCGCAGCCCGGACAACAACGCCGCAGACGCTTTGAACCGCGTGACCGGCCTCACTACCATCGACAAAAAATATGTAGTGGTACGTGGTATGGGCGAACGCTGGAACGAAACTGCCATTGATGGTATTACACAACCCAGCACGGAGCCGGTTAAAAAATCTTTTTCCTTTGACCTGATACCCGCCAGCCTGATCGACAACATCGTTGTGAGCAAAACACCTACACCAGACATGAACGCCAACTTTGCCGGCGGATATGTACAAGTAAACACCAAGGATATTCCGGATCAGGATTTTTTCACCGTTTCATTGGGTACTTCCTACAATGATCTCAGTACTTTCAAAGAACAACTGGGACGTAAAGCCGGGAAGCATGATTACCTGGGTTTTGATGACGGCCGCAGATCACTTCCTTCACGGGATCAATTGAAAACGACCCTTGAGCTGGAAAATGAAATCAAAGGAAAAGCCGCCGATAACCCTAATTTGTATGAGCAATCGCGGCTATTTACCCACGATAACTTCACCACCTATTCCAGCAATACACCTATGGGATTGAATGCAAAACTGGCCGGTGGTAAAGTATTCCCTATCGGTAAAAACAATACCAATAAGCTGGGCTTCGTGGCTGCTGTATCCTTTAAAAATTCGCAGGAAACCGAGCAGATTGACCATTTCACCAGAGGTGGCTGGCAATCGGCTATAGGTCCTAATCTGGACGACGATCACCCCAACAGCCAATACCGGAATACTGGTAATACCTATAATACCAATACCACCTGGGGCGGTTTATTCAATACAGGCGTGCAACTGGGTAAAAACAAGCTGGTATTTCGCAATGTCTATTCCCACATCTTCAACCAGGACTTCACCCGTATCAAAGGATGGTCTAAAGACCAAACCGACTATGCAACGGATATCCCTGGCATAGAAGAAGTGAACAGACCCCTGTACACCGACTTCATTCAAAATAAACTGGAAGGCCGTCATGAAATCGGTAAAGTAAAAGTTGATTGGGGCCTGGCACATACGCAAATCCAACGGGTACAGAAAGATGTTACTTACCTCGGCTATTCCAGCGACAGAATCAATGGCGAGGCGGTTTACTTCCCTGCCACCAACACCCAAAGCACGACCAGCCGCTTTCCTTTCAGCCGGGGGAACTATGCCTACCAGGGGAAAGACCTGAACTGGAATGTAGCCATCTCTGTTCCTTTCAATGTATACGGCGCAAAACAAATTTTCAAGGCAGGTTATTTTGGTACCAATAAAAATGGGTCGCAGGACTACTTCGAAGCAGGCCTTTATAATGTACCAAATAATCTGCCCAAAGAATACAGAGGCATTTCAGCGGCTGACTTACAAGACCCTAAGAATTTTCACAAAGATGGTTTTGCCTGGCTGCCTACCATCGGGGGTAACTCAAGGTATGAAGGCAACATCTACCAGCATGCTCCTTTCGCCATGTTCGACAACCACTTCGGTAAATTCAGACTGGTATGGGGTGTGCGAGCAGAATACTTCAAATATGAAGAGGTAACCAATCCGAATGATGGCCGCTATGGCGCGATGGATACGCCATTGAAAGAAGAAAAGAAATGGCAGTATTTACCGTCTGTTAACTTTACCTATAGCCCATGGACGGATTTCAACTTCCGCCTCGCCTATGCGAAAACAGTTTCCAGACCACAGTTTGCTGAAAGAAACAGATTTTCGTATTACGATCCCGTATATTCTGCCTATATCTGGAATGCCCCTGTGGTGTCTTCTGTAACCGATGGTTATGATTTTAAAGCAGAGTGGTACCCAGCACCCGGCGACCTGATTTCTGCAGGCCTATACTACAGAAATATCGCTGACCCGATAGAAATGTATAATGCCCTGACGGCGACCAATAAAAGTGAATTTACCCTGAGAAACTCCAAAAGGGCCCAGGTATTTGGTCTTGAGGTAGATATCCAGAAAAACTTTGGTTTCATTCATGACGCATTGCAACCACTGAAATTTACCGGAAACCTGTCTCTGAACAATAGCATCGTGGATACCTACGGCCGTACGACGATAGACGAATATGGCAATACACTTGAGCTGGACAAGGAAGGCAAACCGGTTTCCAAAGACGTGGTATACCGCGACAACCGGCCGTTATACGGACAATCTCCCTACAGCTATAACCTGGGCCTCGCCTACCAGACCAACAAATGGGGCGTCAACCTGCTGTATAACAAAACCGGCAGAAAATATACCCTGGTAGGTTCTTCCCTCCGTTATTCGGAGTTACAAAATCCTTATGGTAAAATGGATGCACAGATCAGTTACAAATGTTTAAAGAACAGTAATCTCGAATTCGTGCTCAACATATCAAACCTGTTCAATGAAAGCATTCTCTTTTATACCAACGAGGGTAGCTATACCTACGATGACGAAGTAAAGAATGTAAACAATAAAATGGATCCCAGATTGGATAACCCGACCTTCTACACCGAACATATGGTGCTGAAACCAGGCAAATCCAATAACTATGACAAAGGAGATCAGATTACCTATAAATCAAAAACCGGTCGCCGTTTTACGTTGACAGTAAATTATAAATTCTAA
- a CDS encoding AraC family transcriptional regulator, translated as MSTWLFLAMIHQVLIGWYASNQMSDMPALIGWELPFPFLHGPFLYLYILYLTGQQRYGWRNILHFIPAVLTAIILAPVLGSMSVQEKLGLVRPSGFEWLFQGIVSSIIISGVVYVILSLRLLRRHRQHVAVQFSNTDKITLNWLRYLIGGMGVIWMVVIFFESAQSLYIVVALFIFFIGYFGIRQVGIFSSLPPTHEVYLPAVIASPETPPEVEAAAVPDDVTGEKVKYEKSGLTDTEAIRIHTALTTLMQQQTCYKDPELTLGDLAKTLDVHPAILSQVINSKEGKSFYDYINVHRVEAFKQLLLQPENQQYTLLALAFECGFNSKTSFNRNFKKITQLSPSSYVKALHINIQPGE; from the coding sequence ATGAGTACCTGGTTATTCCTGGCGATGATTCACCAGGTACTCATCGGCTGGTATGCATCCAACCAGATGAGCGACATGCCTGCACTCATCGGATGGGAGCTGCCGTTTCCCTTCCTGCATGGCCCTTTCCTGTATCTGTATATTTTGTATCTCACAGGCCAGCAACGGTACGGATGGCGTAATATACTCCACTTCATCCCGGCTGTGCTGACCGCCATCATCCTGGCGCCTGTGCTGGGAAGTATGTCTGTGCAGGAAAAGCTGGGCTTAGTAAGACCTTCCGGCTTTGAGTGGCTGTTCCAGGGGATCGTTAGCAGCATCATTATTTCCGGCGTGGTATACGTCATATTATCGCTACGGCTGCTGCGCCGGCACCGGCAGCATGTGGCTGTACAGTTTTCCAATACCGATAAGATTACACTCAACTGGTTACGTTACCTCATTGGCGGAATGGGCGTCATATGGATGGTGGTGATATTTTTCGAGTCGGCGCAGTCGTTGTATATCGTCGTGGCGCTATTTATTTTCTTTATCGGGTACTTTGGTATCCGGCAGGTGGGCATCTTCTCCAGCCTGCCACCGACGCATGAAGTATACCTGCCCGCTGTGATCGCGTCGCCTGAGACGCCGCCGGAGGTTGAAGCAGCAGCTGTTCCCGACGATGTAACGGGTGAAAAAGTGAAGTATGAAAAAAGCGGGCTTACAGATACGGAAGCCATCCGGATTCATACCGCACTGACAACACTCATGCAGCAACAGACATGTTACAAAGATCCGGAACTAACCCTGGGCGATCTGGCCAAAACGTTGGACGTACATCCTGCCATCCTTTCCCAGGTAATCAATTCAAAAGAAGGGAAAAGTTTTTATGACTACATCAATGTACACCGGGTGGAAGCGTTTAAACAACTGCTGCTACAACCGGAGAACCAGCAGTATACCCTGCTGGCGCTGGCATTTGAGTGTGGGTTCAATTCCAAAACCAGCTTTAACCGCAATTTTAAAAAGATTACACAGCTTTCTCCCAGTAGTTATGTGAAAGCGTTGCATATAAATATACAGCCAGGAGAGTAA
- a CDS encoding pentapeptide repeat-containing protein, which translates to MDTKIIGGKIAQARKAHHMSQAQLAKQLFISPQAVGKWERGESMPDITTFNRLAELLGVDLNYFSSDTPPAAHEIASDISVEQPSVPENKPGLGSPERQVSINLAVVDLQGTNFAGAVLHKGKFKTSPLRGANFAGADLTGSSFEIIDAQEANFDSANLTDCHFSITDLTDASFHKSILVRTVLSMSGQGAKFVAATLTDVTLSKADLRKTTFEQCIFNNVDFNACDLRGLCLDGQTFIGVRFDKSVMNDVSFRGATLRHVSFKLPFSLTNKSYLAMKTVCFDGAMMDKLTFAALKGLRTIDLSKVSVI; encoded by the coding sequence ATGGATACTAAAATAATTGGTGGCAAAATTGCCCAGGCACGAAAGGCTCATCATATGTCTCAGGCACAACTGGCGAAACAGTTGTTTATCAGCCCGCAGGCAGTAGGGAAATGGGAGCGGGGTGAGTCAATGCCGGATATCACTACTTTCAACCGGCTTGCGGAGCTATTGGGTGTTGATCTGAACTATTTTTCATCAGATACGCCTCCGGCAGCGCATGAAATAGCCTCGGATATATCAGTGGAGCAGCCATCTGTTCCTGAAAACAAGCCGGGCTTAGGTAGTCCGGAGCGCCAGGTATCCATCAACCTGGCGGTGGTAGATTTGCAGGGGACCAATTTCGCGGGGGCCGTTTTACACAAAGGGAAATTTAAAACAAGTCCGTTGCGCGGAGCCAATTTTGCGGGTGCTGATTTAACAGGTAGTTCGTTTGAAATCATCGATGCGCAGGAAGCCAATTTTGATAGCGCCAATCTGACGGACTGCCATTTTTCCATCACCGACCTGACCGATGCCAGCTTCCATAAATCCATCCTGGTACGTACTGTCCTGAGTATGTCGGGCCAGGGCGCGAAGTTCGTAGCGGCAACGCTGACCGATGTGACCCTGAGCAAGGCTGACCTTAGAAAAACCACCTTTGAGCAGTGTATCTTCAATAATGTAGACTTCAATGCCTGCGACCTGCGGGGATTGTGTTTGGATGGGCAGACCTTTATCGGCGTCCGGTTTGACAAGTCTGTTATGAACGATGTTTCGTTCAGGGGAGCCACCCTCCGGCATGTATCATTCAAACTACCATTTTCCCTGACGAACAAATCTTACCTGGCCATGAAAACCGTTTGCTTCGACGGTGCGATGATGGATAAGCTGACATTTGCGGCACTTAAAGGCTTACGCACGATTGATTTGTCGAAGGTGAGTGTGATATGA